A section of the Phycodurus eques isolate BA_2022a chromosome 4, UOR_Pequ_1.1, whole genome shotgun sequence genome encodes:
- the lenep gene encoding lens epithelial cell protein LEP503 — protein MHPQRPLPQAMPASSSSSSSMGQQLRDMAMGLGRGKNFLGGNVAYGFVQSLKECLYFLLCCWCIKEILD, from the coding sequence ATGCATCCACAGCGTCCTCTTCCGCAGGCCATGCCtgcctcttcatcctcctcctcatcgaTGGGACAGCAGCTGCGAGACATGGCCATGGGTCTGGGCCGCGGCAAGAACTTCCTAGGAGGGAACGTGGCCTACGGCTTCGTGCAGTCGCTAAAGGAGTGCCTCTACTTCCTGCTCTGCTGCTGGTGCATCAAGGAGATCCTGGACTAG